A DNA window from Trypanosoma brucei brucei TREU927 chromosome 11 chr11_scaffold01 genomic scaffold, whole genome shotgun sequence contains the following coding sequences:
- a CDS encoding elongation factor, putative: MTGHVKMAMRRLSCSVQPITFRNVVIVGLIRYIKFRQDVRNVAVIAHVDHGKTTLVDEMLKQSGTLVEARNRVMDSKDQEKERGITILAKNTAIILPSKGDEPQRRINIVDTPGHLDFSGEVERALQMVEGIILLVDAKEGVRPGTRYVLRKSLAMRLKPIVCLNKIDKDDTNIKKTEDGVQDLFLETAEDDSQLDMTFLYGSGRNGYMNDTPKKEGTLSPLFEKIFDVVPAPTEDDDAKLQLLVSQVEVDESTGHKTAIGRIFKGSVSVGDIVTVALEAEQVDALVKSIQLYVGMEKINVQTAAFGDICVLNLQEPIGQKVPVRIGSTVCSQGVVDRFPYRKPDEPTYSLVMQASEASWRKKEANEQLGTIAVLQKRLEREALVNTALQLVGLGSPHIKLMGRGPLHLSVIIEDMRREGYEFEVQAPRIVTKTINGEMCEPYERVTLEFRENLVGDMVSFFSSKMAEIGEITQLSDGRVCMECLMPVRLLSHVPLRFHTLTAGDGVLNHSFDSYKPMTAAETGRETGALVATEDGEVTDWSLAGQAQQGRFFVLPGDSVYYGQIVGENTKTLFQNLGINVCKRNEQLGGMRANANDKAGRRKSSYAATRATFEECIAWVTDEELVTVTPKSIRMRLPNFNGKTTMRNATKRK; encoded by the coding sequence ATGACAGGACACGTGAAGATGGCGATGCGACGTTTGTCTTGCTCGGTGCAACCGATTACTTTTCGTAACGTTGTGATTGTTGGTTTGATTCGGTACATCAAATTTCGGCAGGACGTACGCAATGTGGCTGTCATCGCGCATGTTGATCATGGTAAAACCACATTGGTTGATGAAATGCTGAAGCAATCCGGAACACTTGTGGAGGCTCGCAACCGTGTGATGGATAGTAAAGACCAGGAGAAGGAACGAGGAATTACTATTCTTGCAAAAAATACTGCTATAATACTCCCATCGAAGGGAGATGAACCCCAGAGGCGAATTAACATTGTGGATACTCCAGGTCACTTGGACTTTTCCGGGGAGGTGGAGCGGGCTCTGCAAATGGTGGAGGGGATTATTCTCCtggttgatgcaaaggaaggCGTACGACCCGGAACTCGTTATGTTCTTCGCAAGTCGCTTGCAATGCGACTGAAAccaattgtttgtttgaacaAAATTGACAAGGATGACACTAATATTAAGAAAACGGAGGATGGTGTTCAGGACCTCTTCCTCGAGACGGCTGAAGATGACTCTCAGTTGGATATGACATTTCTTTATGGTTCCGGTCGTAATGGGTACATGAACGacacaccaaaaaaagagggaactcTAAGCCCTCTTTTCGAGAAGATTTTTGACGTCGTTCCCGCACCCACCGAAGACGATGACGCGAAACTTCAACTGTTGGTGTCACAGGTTGAGGTTGACGAGTCCACAGGACACAAAACGGCTATCGGTCGTATATTCAAAGGATCCGTTTCTGTGGGAGACATTGTTACTGTTGCACTTGAAGCGGAGCAGGTCGATGCGCTCGTCAAAAGTATTCAGTTATATGTTGGAATGGAGAAGATCAATGTTCAGACGGCAGCGTTCGGTGACATTTGTGTGTTAAACTTGCAAGAACCCATTGGACAAAAGGTTCCTGTGAGGATTGGCTCGACGGTTTGTTCGCAAGGCGTTGTTGACAGGTTCCCATATCGTAAACCCGATGAGCCAACTTACAGCCTCGTTATGCAGGCCAGTGAAGCAAGTTGGCGCAAGAAAGAGGCAAATGAACAACTAGGGACTATTGCTGTTCTGCAAAAGCGATTGGAGCGTGAGGCGTTAGTAAATACGGCGTTACAACTCGTAGGCCTTGGGTCACCGCACATCAAGTTAATGGGGCGTGGACCCCTCCATCTTTCTGTTATTATCGAAGACATGCGTCGTGAGGGTTATGAGTTTGAGGTTCAGGCCCCACGCATCGTAACAAAGACCATTAACGGTGAAATGTGTGAACCGTATGAGCGTGTTACACTTGAGTTTCGGGAGAATCTTGTGGGTGACATGGTGTCGTTTTTTAGCTCAAAAATGGCTGAGATTGGTGAGATTACACAGCTCTCTGACGGTCGTGTTTGCATGGAATGTCTCATGCCTGTCCGACTTTTATCACATGTACCACTTCGCTTTCACACACTTACAGCAGGTGATGGTGTGCTAAACCACAGTTTTGATTCATACAAGCCAATGACTGCCGCTGAAACGGGTCGGGAGACGGGTGCTTTAGTCGCTACTGAGGATGGTGAAGTAACGGATTGGTCGTTAGCCGGGCAAGCTCAGCAGGGCCGCTTTTTTGTGCTTCCGGGTGATTCGGTTTATTATGGACAAATCGTTGGGGAGAATACCAAGACATTATTTCAAAATCTTGGGATAAACGTGTGTAAACGCAATGAGCAGTTGGGTGGGATGCGGGCAAATGCCAATGATAAGGCTGGTAGACGCAAATCATCCTATGCAGCAACACGTGCCACATTTGAGGAGTGTATCGCTTGGGTAACCGATGAAGAACTTGTCACTGTCACACCAAAGTCTATACGGATGCGATTACCTAACTTTAATGGTAAAACGACAATGCGCAACGCTaccaaaaggaaatga
- a CDS encoding electron transfer flavoprotein, putative produces MLSRTVPGLFARCSVSRMKVMVGVKRVVDYTVKVRVRNNKIQTESLKMSINPFDEIAIEEAVRLKEKKIATEVIAVTVGNKKAEEGLRVAMALGCDKAIHIITPDGANGEIESLAVAKLFKKLHEEFKPDLWILGKQAVDWDLGTTAQLLAGLLNVPQGTFASKINISRDGVIKVTREVDVGHQMVELQMPCVVSADLRLNTPRLPKLPNIMKSRKKPIDVRNVLEMGVDVTPRLICETVKEPPVRQVGMQVKTVEELYEKLHNEAKVI; encoded by the coding sequence ATGTTATCTCGCACGGTTCCTGGACTCTTCGCGAGGTGCTCCGTCTCTCGTATGAAAGTAATGGTTGGAGTTAAACGTGTTGTGGATTATACGGTCAAAGTGCGCGTGAGGAATAACAAAATACAAACCGAATCCCTCAAGATGAGTATAAATCCCTTCGATGAAATTGCCATTGAAGAGGCTGTGCggctgaaggaaaagaaaatagcaaCAGAAGTAATTGCAGTAACTGTTGGGAATAAAAAAGCCGAAGAAGGCCTCCGAGTTGCAATGGCACTTGGTTGTGACAAGGCCATTCACATTATTACACCTGATGGAGCTAATGGTGAAATTGAATCTCTTGCTGTGGCTAAGCTTTTCAAGAAACTCCACGAAGAATTTAAACCTGACCTTTGGATTTTAGGAAAACAAGCAGTGGATTGGGATCTCGGCACCACCGCACAACTACTCGCAGGTCTTTTGAATGTACCGCAAGGGACTTTTGCATCCAAAATTAATATCAGCCGTGACGGTGTTATAAAAGTTACACGCGAGGTGGATGTGGGACATCAAATGGTGGAACTTCAAATGCCGTGTGTTGTATCGGCTGACCTCCGTCTCAATACTCCGCGCCTTCCCAAACTTCCCAACATCATGAAGTCACGCAAAAAACCGATTGATGTGCGTAACGTACTCGAGATGGGTGTAGACGTGACCCCTCGTCTTATTTGTGAAACTGTAAAGGAACCACCAGTGCGTCAGGTTGGGATGCAGGTAAAAACAGTTGAGGAATTGTACGAGAAACTCCACAATGAAGCTAAAGTTATTTGA
- a CDS encoding expression site-associated gene 4 (ESAG4) protein, putative, whose protein sequence is MYGAGFPHNVVDSLNAGLSASIATREEKLHTLVKVSLIQPSSYEESVEQLLTTNVEKAGDELLVIVGPLGNQNVLWVRDKLEEHDLVAFAPLSYSDEVRGWNPHFYYPSVEPKAELLALIRYAVVFLRLRRVGFMYLKGTNFGDSSYTFTEQVMSMMGYKLCGTFAIDGNVNERIGDDVFDKEWEKFVKTRPQAVLLFGSPHDITKKFIHYLLREDHHTADAFVLTTSSSQTFLLNTWKEALEETNTELKPGQLIITGTGPLAGDTRYKIIQRFREEMTKYLNTNENWGGFAKPEHFDTNHNSGELMVLGWLAGEMLMRALVDTISLTNRTLFRLSLYNQRRYLIDDMVIGDFGGECGSAAQLQGAVCRCNQGGSVVYMKEVVGKYHLEAVEEGLLTWGTTRCFSTGIRVYAPLSGLVILISDNHVVQRANSLYFSGAVTLTGNDHIGDNDRLFFHSLNSSYSGAAKDLNDTLDERIVSAVFGVVTNEVLTTPGVIFFDPMVVFPQVSTFKRNVIHFFPTLTQELYVLAQYFSRLTNHIAHTIIRSDEAAEVAEVLSMSLMTFGASLGSRVLLNEHVSDIHMEHLKHGGDVFILGLTTPDVKTISKYLDTHPQARVFITFTDLLLYYEELKLEFSVTANAKAQRLLFATSLPHWADNSSTSETIIAYHEAVPDPSQWSPMSLRGFAIARVMQTLLLPMKKVSSSLLSDEIFWQTSFVIDDMRYGPFSDSDCIANGVQLSGNCVWNYGATDISVWSFGRVLDPTFPVMQEPVTPSIVYKKIRVQLSSSQVAGIIIGLVFALLLFVTLGVALYCTISNKRDNELAPRQSTDPVTLIFTDIESSTAQWATYPDIMTEAVAAHHRMIRQLVLKHDCYEVKTIGDSFMIACQDPFKAVQLAADLQLMFLHNDWGTDALDNFYREFEEANAKEDNEYTSPTACLDSEVYCRLWSGLRVRIGIHTGLCDIRHDEVTKGYDYYGPTTNMAARTESVANGGQVLLTHATYMSLSESQRHQVDVTALGPVQLRGVPQPVQLYQLNAVPGRTFVALRLDHDYYFEDGNETTNSTSENSSSRVELSESAQMIMSSLQMLLATFKGQQREKLLMPYCERWRVPLPRTNTEEWNDEYCREVIHRIAAKVGRVADHYAGTHSNHSISTLSSTSVVIISDNKILLDE, encoded by the coding sequence ATGTACGGCGCTGGTTTCCCACACAACGTCGTTGACTCCCTCAATGCAGGTTTGAGCGCATCCATTGCAACACGTGAAGAAAAACTACATACGTTGGTTAAGGTTTCTCTAATCCAACCTTCTTCGTATGAGGAATCGGTCGAACAGTTGCTTACAACAAATGTGGAAAAAGCAGGGGATGAGCTTCTTGTTATAGTTGGACCACTGGGGAACCAAAACGTACTTTGGGTTCGAGACAAATTGGAGGAACATGATTTAGTTGCCTTTGCACCTCTCTCTTATTCTGATGAAGTTCGTGGGTGGAATCCTCATTTCTATTATCCAAGTGTTGAACCCAAAGCTGAGTTACTTGCTCTGATTCGTTATGCTGTCGTATTTCTTCGACTTCGACGCGTGGGTTTTATGTATCTGAAAGGCACAAACTTTGGTGATTCTTCATATACCTTTACAGAGCAGGTGATGTCTATGATGGGATATAAGTTGTGTGGTACATTTGCCATTGATGGTAATGTTAATGAGCGTATTGGAGATGACGTATTCGACAAGGAGTGGGAGAAATTTGTGAAGACACGACCACAAGCCGTGTTGCTATTTGGTTCTCCACATGACATCACCAAAAAATTTATTCACTATTTATTGAGAGAGGATCATCACACGGCAGATGCCTTTGTACTCACTACGTCTAGTTCGCAAACATTTCTGCTGAATACCTGGAAGGAAGCTTTGGAAGAAACTAATACGGAATTAAAACCTGGTCAACTTATTATTACTGGTACTGGTCCACTTGCGGGTGACACACGATACAAAATCATTCAACGCTTCCGTGAAGAAATGACAAAATATTTGAATACTAATGAGAACTGGGGTGGTTTTGCGAAGCCAGAACACTTTGACACAAACCATAACAGTGGAGAATTGATGGTTCTCGGGTGGCTTGCTGGAGAGATGCTTATGCGAGCATTAGTTGACACCATATCATTAACAAATCGCACCTTGTTTAGATTATCACTTTATAATCAGCGCCGTTACTTGATTGATGATATGGTGATTGGTGACTTTGGAGGTGAGTGTGGCAGTGCTGCTCAACTTCAAGGTGCCGTGTGTCGTTGCAATCAAGGAGGAAGTGTAGTGTATATGAAGGAAGTGGTGGGAAAATACCATttggaagcagttgaagaggGACTCCTGACGTGGGGAACAACTCGTTGCTTTAGTACTGGAATTCGTGTTTATGCGCCACTGAGTGGTCTAGTGATATTGATATCTGATAACCACGTTGTCCAGCGCGCAAATTCGTTGTATTTTAGTGGTGCAGTTACACTGACTGGAAATGATCACATCGGAGACAACGATAGGCTGTTCTTTCATTCCCTTAATTCTTCATATTCAGGAGCTGCGAAGGACCTTAATGATACATTGGATGAAAGGATTGTTTCTGCTGTATTCGGTGTTGTAACCAATGAGGTGCTCACCACACCGGGTGTTATCTTCTTTGACCCTATGGTGGTTTTTCCTCAGGTGAGCACATTCAAAAGGAATGTCATACACTTCTTCCCTACGCTCACCCAAGAACTGTATGTGCTTGCGCAGTATTTCTCACGTTTAACAAATCATATTGCTCACACTATAATTCGGAGTGATGAAGCAGCTGAAGTTGCTGAGGTACTGTCCATGTCATTAATGACTTTTGGTGCATCACTCGGGTCCAGAGTTCTTTTGAATGAACATGTTTCTGATATCCATATGGAGCACTTGAAACATGGTGGTGACGTGTTCATACTCGGACTTACAACTCCCGATGTGAAAACGATATCGAAATACCTTGACACCCATCCTCAAGCTCGTGTGTTCATAACATTCACGGACTTGTTATTATATTACGAGGAACTGAAGTTAGAGTTCAGTGTGACTGCAAACGCCAAGGCACAGCGCCTGCTTTTCGCCACTAGTTTGCCGCATTGGGCTGATAATAGTTCCACATCAGAAACCATTATTGCTTACCATGAAGCCGTTCCCGATCCGTCACAATGGTCACCAATGTCACTCCGTGGCTTTGCCATTGCTCGAGTGATGCAAACACTTCTGTTACCCATGAAGAAGGTTAGCTCTTCCCTATTGTCTGATGAAATATTTTGGCAAACTTCCTTTGTTATTGATGATATGAGGTATGGGCCCTTTAGTGATTCTGATTGTATTGCCAACGGTGTACAATTGTCTGGTAATTGTGTTTGGAATTATGGTGCGACAGACATATCTGTATGGTCCTTCGGCCGCGTATTGGACCCCACCTTTCCTGTAATGCAGGAGCCGGTGACACCTTCTATTGTGTACAAAAAAATTCGTGTTCAGTTGTCATCCTCTCAGGTAGCTGGCATCATTATTGGTTTAGTTTTCGCgttattactttttgttaCCCTTGGAGTAGCACTATACTGTACCATCAGTAACAAGCGTGATAACGAACTAGCACCGAGGCAGTCGACTGATCCTGTGACACTTATTTTTACTGATATTGAAAGCAGCACAGCACAGTGGGCAACTTACCCTGATATTATGACTGAAGCTGTGGCAGCACATCACCGTATGATTCGCCAACTTGTACTTAAGCACGACTGCTATGAAGTGAAAACTATTGGTGATTCTTTCATGATTGCATGTCAGGACCCATTTAAGGCTGTACAACTTGCAGCAGACCTCCAACTTATGTTTTTACATAATGATTGGGGTACGGATGCATTGGATAATTTCTACCGTGAGTTTGAGGAAGCGAATGCAAAGGAGGATAATGAATACACTTCTCCTACTGCATGTCTGGACTCTGAAGTGTATTGTCGGTTATGGAGTGGTTTGCGTGTACGCATTGGTATTCACACTGGGCTTTGTGATATTCGACATGATGAAGTTACAAAAGGTTACGATTACTACGGTCCCACCACCAATATGGCAGCTCGCACGGAGAGTGTTGCCAATGGTGGGCAAGTATTACTAACACATGCAACTTATATGTCTTTAAGTGAATCACAGCGGCATCAAGTTGATGTAACCGCACTTGGGCCCGTTCAGTTGCGTGGTGTTCCCCAACCGGTACAATTATACCAACTTAATGCAGTACCGGGTCGTACCTTTGTAGCCCTACGCTTGGATCATGATTATTACTTTGAAGATGGGAATGAAACCACCAACTCCACAAGTGAGAATAGCTCATCACGCGTGGAATTAAGTGAATCAGCTCAGATGATTATGAGTTCACTTCAAATGTTACTCGCAACATTCAAAGGTCAGCAACGTGAGAAACTATTGATGCCGTACTGTGAACGTTGGCGTGTACCGCTTCCTCGCACTAATACGGAAGAATGGAATGATGAATATTGTCGGGAAGTAATTCACCGAATAGCAGCGAAGGTTGGGCGTGTGGCGGATCATTACGCAGGTACTCACAGCAATCACTCCATCAGCACACTAAGTAGCACGTCAGTGGTAATTATATCCGATAACAAAATTTTACTTGATGAGtga